Proteins from a genomic interval of Yarrowia lipolytica chromosome 1E, complete sequence:
- a CDS encoding uncharacterized protein (Compare to YALI0E00396g, similar to Saccharomyces cerevisiae DID4 (YKL002W); ancestral locus Anc_2.509, similar to uniprot|Q9P6Q7 Schizosaccharomyces pombe SPAC644.03C) — MQVFEWAFGKRQTPQEKLRKHQRALERTQRELDRERVKLEGQEKKLIADIKKSAKAGQTGACKVMAKDLVRTRSYIQKFYQMKTQLQAISLRIQTVRSNEQMMQSMKGATRLLQGMNKSMNLPQLTRIAMEFERENDIMDQRQEMMDDSIDDAMEDDEVESEDIVNQVLDEIGIDLGQSMGAVPDGIQGQQERVAVAEGGDDDLEARLGALRR, encoded by the coding sequence ATGCAAGTATTCGAGTGGGCTTTCGGCAAGCGGCAAACGCCTCAGGAGAAGCTGCGCAAGCACCAGCGAGCTCTGGAGCGTACGCAGCGGGAGCTGGACCGTGAGCGAGTCAAGCTCGAGGgtcaggagaagaagctgattGCAGATATCAAAAAGTCGGCAAAGGCGGGCCAGACAGGCGCATGCAAGGTCATGGCCAAGGACCTGGTTCGAACGCGGTCGTACATCCAGAAATTCTACCAGATGAAGACTCAGCTGCAGGCGATTTCGCTGCGTATCCAGACGGTGCGGTCCAACGAGCAAATGATGCAGAGCATGAAGGGAGCTACTCGGCTACTGCAGGGAATGAACAAATCCATGAACCTGCCCCAGCTGACCCGTATCGCCATGGAGTTTGAGCGGGAGAACGACATCATGGATCAGCGtcaggagatgatggacgACTCCATCGACGACGccatggaggacgacgaggttGAGAGTgaggacattgtcaaccAGGTGCTGGACGAGATTGGAATCgatcttggccagagcaTGGGCGCCGTCCCCGATGGAATCCAGGGCCAGCAGGAGCgggttgctgttgctgaggGAGGAGATGACGATCTCGAGGCACGACTTGGTGCCCTGAGACGGTAA
- a CDS encoding uncharacterized protein (Compare to YALI0E00330g, no similarity), which translates to MWFNCCLRRHTEYDDKDLPLTGQHPRLSNSGSSDSAATLNDENELEKEYSYSINREPGATREPQFARLQKNQPPARKSWATSLGFAPQTPMNNVYNIECDGVPETLERLLALHGRPTHAAMLDKSYSLYIPPDHASVICFKVAQKVAVVYGDPLCAAEHMPGVFQNFRKHCRAQGWKTAIVGAGPEMADHGREAKWGLMEFGVEHVINPQTNPGFGRTINRWNRNLQKEGVSLNVYSPKDGIDPQLERDLMQVYADWRQSRVDRHLPQAYSTVLNPFALRTSRHLYTLGPDGKPNSWACLMQVGGHKGYLIEPCIAREDAGQGTTEFLTTNATRILKEEGLEYLTFGLAPREEMGELSGMNKIIQESTRSLYKTTCKALALNGKQAFHEKFKPDDNLRGPLYLLYPSGCHHLGGVRAVLEVTHISISEVWTRSRAAAAKEKAKKREERKQKRSMESDRSVQSHGPIPPVAA; encoded by the coding sequence atGTGGTTCAACTGCTGCCTGCGACGCCACACCGAATACGACGACAAGGATCTTCCACTGACTGGCCAGCATCCCCGTCTGTCCAACTCTGGCTCCTCCGACTCCGCCGCGACTCTCAATGACGAAAATGAACTAGAGAAGgaatactcgtactccaTCAACAGAGAACCGGGCGCCACTCGAGAGCCCCAGTTTGCCCGACTTCAAAAGAACCAGCCTCCGGCACGAAAGAGCTGGGCCACATCGCTCGGATTTGCGCCACAAACCCCCATGAACAACGTCTACAACATTGAGTGCGACGGCGTTCCTGAGACTCTCGAGCGTCTTCTGGCGCTCCACGGCCGACCCACTCACGCCGCCATGCTCGACAAGTCATACTCCCTCTACATTCCTCCGGACCACGCCTCTGTCATCTGCTTCAAGGTCGCACAAAAGGTCGCCGTTGTCTACGGAGACCCTCTCTGTGCCGCCGAACACATGCCCGGCGTCTTCCAAAACTTCCGAAAGCACTGCCGAGCCCAGGGCTGGAAGACCGCCATTGTTGGCGCCGGCCCCGAAATGGCTGACCATGGCCGAGAGGCAAAGTGGGGCCTCATGGAGTTTGGTGTCGAGCACGTCATCAACCCCCAGACCAACCCCGGTTTTGGCCGAACCATCAACCGATGGAACCGAAACCTGCAGAAGGAGGGCGTCAGCCTCAATGTGTACTCGCCCAAGGACGGCATCGACCCCCAGCTGGAGCGAGATCTCATGCAGGTGTACGCCGACTGGCGACAATCTCGAGTCGACCGACATCTGCCCCAGGCCTACTCGACCGTTCTCAACCCCTTCGCTCTGCGAACCTCACGACATCTCTACACACTTGGTCCCGACGGCAAGCCCAACTCCTGGGCTTGTCTGATGCAGGTCGGCGGCCACAAGGGCTATCTGATCGAGCCTTGTATCGCTCGAGAAGACGCCGGCCAGGGCACCACTGAATTTCTCACTACTAACGCGACCCGAATTCTTAAGGAGGAAGGCCTTGAGTACCTGACTTTTGGCCTCGCCCCTCGAGAAGAGATGGGTGAGCTCTCTGGCATGAACAAGATCATCCAGGAGTCGACGCGCTCGCTCTACAAGACTACCTGCAAGGCTCTCGCCCTTAACGGTAAGCAAGCATTCCACGAGAAGTTCAAGCCCGACGACAACCTCCGTGGCCCTCTCTATCTCCTCTACCCTTCAGGATGCCATCATCTGGGCGGCGTCAGAGCCGTTCTAGAAGTTACTCATATCAGCATATCTGAGGTGTGGACCCGATCGAGGGCCGCCGCAGCGAAGGAGAAGGCAAAAAAGCGAGAGGAACGAAAACAGAAGCGTTCCATGGAATCGGATCGATCCGTCCAATCTCATGGCCCCATCCCTCCTGTCGCCGCATAA
- a CDS encoding uncharacterized protein (Compare to YALI0E00418g, similar to Saccharomyces cerevisiae MET14 (YKL001C); ancestral locus Anc_2.510, highly similar to uniprot|Q9C2Y6 Saccharomyces pastorianus MET14-CA Adenosine-5 -phosphosulfate kinase), whose translation MATNITWHEGLTHDERAKLVGQKGVTLWFTGLSASGKSTIATALEQFLLQNKINSYRLDGDNVRFGLNKDLGFSEADRNENIRRISEVAKLFTDSTCVTLTSFISPYKKDRQSARELHEASNLPFVEVYVDVPIEVAEQRDPKGLYKKARAGTIPEFTGISAPYEAPEKPEIHIKSHETSIEDAVKQIYQYLQDKKYV comes from the coding sequence ATGGCTACCAACATCACCTGGCACGAGGGACTTACCCACGATGAGCGAGCCAAGCTTGTGGGACAGAAGGGAGTCACCCTGTGGTTCACCGGCCTGTCTGCCTCGGGCAAGTCCACAATTGCTACTGCCCTCGAGCAGTTCCTTCTCCAAAACAAGATCAACTCCTACCGACTGGACGGAGACAATGTGCGATTCGGCCTCAACAAGGACCTGGGCTTCTCCGAGGCCGATCGAAACGAAAACATCCGACGAATCTCCGAGGTGGCCAAGCTCTTCACCGATTCCACCTGTGTGACTCTCACTTCTTTCATCTCTCCTTACAAGAAGGACCGACAGAGCGCACGAGAGCTCCACGAGGCCTCCAACCTGCCCTTCGTTGAGGTCTACGTTGATGTCCCCATCGAGGTTGCTGAGCAACGAGACCCCAAGGGTCTGTATAAGAAGGCTCGAGCTGGAACTATCCCCGAGTTCACCGGAATCTCTGCTCCCTACGAGGCTCCCGAGAAGCCCGAGATCCACATCAAGAGCCACGAGACCTCCATTGAGGACGCCGTCAAGCAGATCTACCAGTACCTGCAGGACAAGAAGTACGTTTAG
- a CDS encoding uncharacterized protein (Compare to YALI0E00462g, some similarities with uniprot|Q08269 Saccharomyces cerevisiae YOL130w ALR1 divalent cation transporter possible transmembrane segments) yields the protein MTEVYEYSPSGMRARRPSVDGASQHSDQDVCYPHDDNKEGFEIDFTALDDFNGEDDVPCGVANADMGSRVVRVAPQDHFAFFSTECEETIRANEFSEIFKDGCKAKELFDAHKGTWWLDCYDPTDAEMKLLAKAFGIHPLTVEDIQHREAREKVEMFRNYYFVAFHAYEQDVESDDFMEMVPFYLCVFPEGVISFHYSPVPHCATVRKRIRQLKDHVTVTPDWICYAVIDDITDSFAPVIREIEQEGEIVEQTVFDARDDGFNEMLRRIGKARAKTLSMMRLLSGKADVVGMFTKRVSEGLSDHVPKGHISLYLGDIQDHIVTMYQSLIAHEKILSRSHLNYLSQLQVQSIDATHRVTDTLGKITVIGTILIPMNFVTGLFAMNVRIPGESTDENPGNFGWFFGILGVLLCIIVTATLVAKWYLAHVEKKIRGNFRNSASDNSIRSMRSKRSKHTINTIV from the coding sequence ATGACCGAAGTTTACGAGTATTCTCCCTCGGGCATGCGTGCCCGACGACCCTCTGTTGACGGAGCTTCTCAGCACTCCGATCAGGACGTCTGCTACCCCCACGATGACAACAAGGAGGGATTCGAAATCGACTTTACCGCTCTTGACGACTTCAACGGCGAGGACGACGTGCCCTGCGGAGTGGCCAACGCCGACATGGGCAGCCGAGTGGTCCGAGTTGCCCCTCAGGACCATTTTGCTTTCTTCTCTACCGAGTGCGAAGAGACTATTCGAGCCAACGAGTTCTCTGAAATCTTCAAGGACGGCTgcaaggccaaggagctctTTGACGCCCATAAGGGCACCTGGTGGCTTGACTGCTACGACCCCACCGATGCCGAGatgaagctgctggccaaggccTTTGGTATCCATCCTCTGACCGTTGAAGACATCCAGCACCGAGAGGCCCGAGAGAAGGTTGAGATGTTCCGAAACTACTACTTTGTGGCGTTCCATGCCTACGAGCAAGACGTCGAGTCCGACGACTTCATGGAGATGGTCCCTTTCTACCTTTGTGTGTTCCCCGAGGGAGTCATTTCCTTCCACTACTCGCCTGTTCCTCACTGTGCAACTGTTCGAAAGCGAATTCGACAGCTCAAGGACCACGTAACAGTGACGCCCGACTGGATCTGTTACGCTGTTATTGATGACATTACCGATTCTTTTGCTCCAGTCATCCGAGAGATTGAACAGGAGGGTGAGATTGTCGAGCAGACAGTCTTTGACGCTCGGGATGATGGCTTCAACGAAATGCTCCGACGAATCGGCAAGGCCCGAGCTAAGACTCTTTCCATGATGCGGCTGCTTTCTGGAAAGGCCGACGTGGTGGGTATGTTCACCAAGCGAGTGTCTGAGGGACTGAGCGACCATGTGCCCAAGGGCCACATTTCTCTCTACCTCGGAGATATCCAAGACCATATTGTGACCATGTATCAGTCTTTGATTGCCCACGAGAAGATTCTGTCGCGATCCCATCTCAACTACCTGTCCCAGCTCCAGGTGCAGTCCATTGATGCCACCCATCGAGTTACTGATACTCTGGGAAAGATCACTGTCATCGGTACTATTCTGATTCCCATGAACTTCGTCACTGGCCTGTTCGCCATGAACGTGCGAATCCCTGGAGAGTCTACCGATGAGAACCCCGGTAACTTCGGCTGGTTCTTTGGTATTCTCGGTGTGCTTCTGTGCATCATTGTCACCGCCACTCTAGTGGCCAAGTGGTACCTTGCCCACGTTGAGAAGAAAATCCGGGGCAACTTCCGAAACTCTGCTTCCGACAATTCCATTCGGTCCATGCGATCCAAGCGATCCAAGCACACTATTAACACTATTGTTTAG
- a CDS encoding uncharacterized protein (Compare to YALI0E00484g, no similarity), which translates to MLRITRAQLISKVCVRQTQSITPLASRGLKSSAIARFADANELETTSLTGRKFVPKFAQEEHLQIRWRNKPRTEPPVTLPRKAASLPIDTSYATLFTSTPVPATQSREKYKEFVKSANANLHYLKIPKNMRPLIFREKNSDVLEELNILYPGGEPVTPLPPRTMAITSGIVSSVINNAETLEDLYAAREFLHDAVIYAPDQTNPGQLLALYNKYIEVGGFGKAESMLRDPVLSEYLLQEAARVGTLRSKVLYRAKNKTKGLRDTVNGLRRVYKIDVTKSGHVELPVELLFIYYLASTGLASDFPKDIVQQVRKYKIDPDMTAKREGATEAALRSRILFKNFVASATQTLEETNAKGLKNVPQAAANDMYLDAKITLDALSSPTNDWNIDTQGLAKQLKAYIALLHNENVDKKAVEDKINFYANSRKDNGMSAEAEEAAEKVAAARNNADPTYSEEVREGIYDKEPTVDGKTVEQLDAEEAEIGREAKAHKKAAPIKDDGMSPEAKAAAEKVAAARNDPAPTYSEEVREGIHDKEPTVDGKTVEQLDAEEAKIATEAKANKKAAAPNTDGMSPEAKAAAEKVAAARNDPAPTYSEEVREGIYDQEPTVDGKTVDQLDAEEAKIATQAKLHPYKAGQSSSIKDDGMSPEAKAAADKVAAARNDPAPTYSEEVREGIYDAEPTVDGKTVEQLDAEEAKIATQAKLNPYKKAAAPSTDGMSAEAKAAAEKVAAARSNTDPTYSEEVREGIYDKEPTVDGKTVEQLDAEEAEIGREAKAHKKATPIKDDGMSPEAKAAAEKVAAARNDPAPTYSEEVREGIHDKEPTVDGKTVEQLDAEEAKIATDAKLRREGKLPKE; encoded by the coding sequence ATGTTGAGAATCACTCGAGCACAGCTCATTTCCAAGGTCTGTGTTCGCCAGACACAGTCAATTACACCCCTCGCCTCGCGAGGACTCAAGTCCTCCGCTATCGCCCGATTTGCCGACGCCAATGAACTCGAAACCACCTCTCTGACCGGCCGGAAGTTCGTGCCCAAGTTTGCTCAGGAGGAGCACCTTCAGATTAGATGGCGAAACAAGCCCCGAACTGAGCCCCCCGTGACTCTACCCCGAAAGGCTGCCTCTCTACCCATTGATACCAGCTACGCTACCCTCTTTACCTCCACTCCTGTTCCTGCTACCCAGTCCAGAGAAAAGTACAAGGAGTTCGTCAAGAGCGCCAACGCCAACCTCCACTACCTCAAGATCCCCAAGAACATGCGACCTCTTATTTTCCGAGAGAAGAACTCTGAcgttctggaggagcttAACATCCTTTACCCTGGAGGAGAGCCCGTGACCCCTCTGCCCCCTCGAACCATGGCTATCACTTCTGGTATTGTCTCAAGCGTCATCAACAACGCCGAGACCCTCGAGGATCTGTACGCCGCTCGAGAGTTCCTGCATGACGCTGTCATCTACGCTCCCGATCAGACCAACCCCGGCCAGCTCCTGGCTCTCTAtaacaagtacattgaggTTGGGGGTTTTGGAAAGGCTGAGTCTATGCTCCGGGACCCTGTTCTCTCCGAGTACCTGCTCCAGGAAGCTGCCCGAGTCGGTACCCTGCGATCCAAGGTTCTCTACCGagccaagaacaagactAAGGGTCTGAGAGACACCGTGAACGGTCTACGACGAGTCTACAAGATCGACGTCACTAAGTCCGGGCACGTTGAGCTCCCCGTCGAGTTGCTCTTCATCTATTATCTGGCATCTACAGGTCTGGCCTCTGACTTCCCCAAGGACATTGTCCAGCAGGTCCGAAAGTACAAGATCGACCCCGACATGACCGCCAAGCGAGAGGGAGCCACCGAGGCTGCTCTCCGAAGCCGAATCCTGTTCAAGAACTTCGTCGCCAGCGCTACCCAGACTCTCGAGGAAACCAACGCCAAGGGACTCAAGAACGTGCCCCAGGCTGCCGCCAATGACATGTACCTAGATGCCAAGATCACCCTTGACGCGCTGAGCTCCCCCACCAACGACTGGAACATTGACACCCAGGGTCTcgccaagcagctcaaggccTACATTGCTCTTCTGCACAACGAGAATGTTGACAAGAAGGCTGTTGAGGACAAGATCAACTTCTACGCTAACTCTCGAAAGGACAACGGTATGTCCgctgaggctgaggaggctgccgagAAGGTCGCTGCTGCCCGAAACAACGCTGATCCCACTTACTCCGAGGAGGTCCGAGAGGGAAtctacgacaaggagcCTACCGTTGACGGCAAGAccgttgagcagcttgatgctgaggaggccgagattGGCCGAGAGGCCAAGGCAcacaagaaggctgctcccatcaaggacgacgGTATGTCTCCTGAagccaaggctgctgccgagaaggttgctgctgctcgtaACGACCCTGCTCCTACTTACTCTGAGGAGGTTCGAGAAGGTATCCacgacaaggagcccaCTGTTGACGGCAAGACTgtcgagcagctggacgctgaggaggccaagatcGCCACCGAAGCCAAGgccaacaagaaggccgcTGCCCCTAACACCGATGGCATGTCCCctgaggccaaggctgccgcTGAAAAGGTTGCTGCTGCGCGAAACGACCCTGCCCCTACTTACTCCGAAGAGGTCCGAGAAGGAATCTACGACCAGGAGCCTACAGTGGACGGCAAGACTGTCGATCAGCTCGATGCCGAGGAAGCCAAGATTGCCACCCAGGCTAAGCTGCACCCCTACAAGGCTGGCCAGTCCTCTTCCATCAAGGATGATGGTATGTCCCctgaggccaaggctgctgctgacaaGGTTGCCGCTGCTCGAAACGACCCCGCTCCTACCTACTCTGAGGAGGTTCGAGAGGGCATTTACGATGCGGAGCCCACTGTTGACGGCAAGACTGTTGAACAGCTCGATGCCGAGGAAGCCAAGATTGCCACCCAGGCTAAGCTGAACCCTTACAAGAAGGCCGCTGCTCCCAGCACCGATGGTATGTctgccgaggccaaggctgctgccgagaaggTCGCTGCTGCCCGAAGCAACACCGATCCCACTTACTCCGAGGAGGTCCGAGAGGGAAtctacgacaaggagcCTACCGTTGACGGCAAGActgttgagcagcttgatgctgaggaggccgagattGGCCGAGAGGCCAAGGCACACAAGAAGGCTACTCccatcaaggacgacgGTATGTCTCctgaggccaaggctgctgccgagaaggttgctgctgctcggaACGACCCTGCCCCTACTTACTCTGAGGAGGTTCGAGAAGGTATCCacgacaaggagcccaCTGTTGACGGCAAGACtgtcgagcagctcgatgccgaggaggccaagatcGCCACTGACGCCAAGCTCCGACGTGAGGGTAAGCTTCCCAAGGAGTAA
- a CDS encoding uncharacterized protein (Compare to YALI0E00506g, weakly similar to uniprot|O13807 Schizosaccharomyces pombe Putative (Xeroderma pigmentosum- group E like) DNA- binding protein) — protein sequence MYAYSVLHAASSITGAVWAKIEAAGRHKLVVAKTRSLEVYSVDDELTKLYAVEMGSAILGITADESRVPSQVITLLEDGSVYSWQWKYVGDKLTHTGTCMVKAFQKYEGQSMVTRGNTTVVSATNGGPQLWITPKGNSAIKVSLGYGGVGLSVSNAFVADGTLAVLYRDSLNNVGMAYVNEKSKGTTEIGCASGSDFSISDSASLLVSVTLPCNGVLVVSDVSVLYYPPFSKKVSGTYKIPDDQLLRADFPKNLIISAASKMQDGVVVLSSDVGDVLVITLSSDGSSLDVALVEKPAESALQFPPTSLVRMDDGLFFAASHHDNSVVFKLNNVDKSTSGNKRRKVWSYSELNIVSNIAPINDITLTSGPLQQLIVYAACGGYTSGSVSKLYHCLDPIVEEEIPLGDGADQVWWFDNDLALFVKYMTHCAVLRLENGSLVELDNEAVMNEYGFVLEESLWLGQFDGRDVQVTSSGIRAKGICLEIPVTSASFSDGTLMVASEKELYSLKTLTELTEPISLTSSPWCYAKNGDKVYVSYLNGGTFELMSNQEVSSDPASSMVVMDGYSIFGYPDGQVRVLEADFVRRLGIAPVKLLPLWDGRIVAYSSDGLGIVDITSIDDSCMVPFIEGTIPINVSALNSRKRISYIVSGDMYVAELPEPSLGIVSEQFNALVRRICLVDDKVVVAMAERDIDDSGAESVSYRVALLSHELRVLDMFDLNPYESLESLISYGPKVYVGTGIDDKDSPTEGRVIVFSIANDKLKVEFEKQVPGCAYSLSVLRRDHSKGKGKPHIVVGCNAVLDDCNLDDLKLLNQTKTPTIALKSSSFGDDIVVGDLIYGYNVYKLANKLEPLEIKSSEPMFTSAVELLSGPRVVYSRSDGTVGINDGEKVTEHKFPDKMMNAIRRVPGDTFVVNRGKGLAVCAGVEGGLYLISEIEEDDENYTLEIQGETPAAGECGFYHKV from the coding sequence ATGTACGCATATTCGGTTCTTCATGCCGCCAGCTCCATCACCGGGGCTGTATGGGCTAAAATTGAAGCTGCCGGGCGACACAAGCTGGTGGTAGCCAAGACAAGGAGCCTGGAAGTTTACAGTGTCGATGACGAGCTCACAAAACTATACGCCGTGGAAATGGGCAGTGCCATCTTGGGCATCACTGCAGACGAGTCCCGGGTACCGAGCCAGGTCATTacgctgctggaggacgGATCTGTCTACTCATGGCAGTGGAAATACGTCGGTGATAAGCTCACCCATACGGGCACGTGTATGGTTAAGGCGTTTCAAAAGTACGAGGGCCAGAGCATGGTCACTAGAGGCAACACAACAGTGGTATCTGCTACCAATGGCGGACCACAGTTATGGATCACACCCAAGGGCAACAGCGCTATCAAGGTGTCATTGGGATACGGAGGAGTTGGTCTGTCTGTGAGCAATGCCTTTGTGGCTGACGGTACCTTGGCTGTGCTGTACAGAGACTCTCTTAATAATGTCGGTATGGCCTATGTCAACGAGAAAAGCAAGGGCACCACCGAGATTGGCTGCGCTTCCGGCTCCGATTTTTCCATCAGTGATAGCGCGTCTCTATTAGTATCCGTGACTCTTCCCTGCAATGGCGTTCTAGTCGTTTCCGATGTTAGTGTGCTGTATTACCCTCCATTTTCCAAAAAGGTGTCGGGTACTTACAAGATCCCTGATGACCAGCTACTACGAGCAGATTTCCCCAAAAATCTCATTATATCCGCCGCATCCAAGATGCAAGATGGTGTGGTTGTTCTCTCCTCTGATGTTGGGGATGTACTCGTCATCACTCTGTCCAGTGATGGCTCTTCCCTAGACGTTGCATTGGTCGAGAAACCCGCAGAATCAGCTCTTCAGTTTCCTCCTACCTCTCTGGTTCGCATGGACGATGGACTGTTCTTTGCTGCATCGCATCATGACAACTCTGTCGTCTTCAAGTTGAACAATGTCGACAAGTCTACCAGTGGAAACAAGAGACGCAAGGTCTGGAGCTACTCGGAACTAAACATTGTTTCAAATATTGCACCTATCAATGATATCACATTGACATCCGGTCCACTCCAACAGCTCATTGTTTATGCGGCATGTGGAGGATACACATCTGGCAGTGTTTCCAAGTTGTACCATTGCCTGGACCCCATTGTCGAAGAAGAGATTCCTCTAGGTGATGGTGCTGACCAGGTATGGTGGTTCGACAATGACCTAGCTCTGTTCGTCAAGTACATGACTCACTGTGCAGTGCTGCGATTGGAGAATGGTTCTCTCGTTGAGTTAGATAACGAAGCTGTCATGAACGAGTACGGCTTTGTACTGGAGGAATCTCTGTGGCTGGGCCAATTTGATGGAAGAGACGTCCAAGTCACTTCTTCGGGAATCAGAGCCAAGGGCATTTGCCTGGAGATTCCCGTTACGTCTGCTTCTTTCTCCGACGGTACACTCATGGTGGCTTCGGAAAAGGAGCTGTACAGTCTAAAAACATTAACTGAACTGACGGAACCTATCTCCTTGACCTCTTCTCCCTGGTGCTATGCCAAGAACGGCGACAAGGTGTACGTGTCGTATCTCAATGGTGGCACCTTTGAACTAATGAGCAATCAGGAGGTTTCTTCAGACCCCGCCTCTTCTATGGTTGTGATGGATGGATACAGTATTTTTGGGTACCCTGATGGACAAGTGCGAGTTCTAGAGGCAGATTTCGTTCGCAGACTGGGTATTGCACCAGTCAAGCTGCTTCCTCTTTGGGATGGACGGATCGTGGCCTACAGTTCTGATGGACTGGGAATCGTTGATATTACCTCCATTGACGACTCATGCATGGTCCCGTTCATTGAAGGAACTATTCCCATCAATGTGTCTGCTTTGAACTCCAGAAAGCGCATTTCCTACATTGTCTCTGGAGACATGTATGTTGCAGAGTTACCGGAACCGTCTTTGGGTATTGTCAGTGAGCAATTCAACGCTCTAGTTAGACGAATCTGTCTAGTCGACGATAAGGTGGTTGTTGCGATGGCTGAGCGTGACATCGATGATAGTGGAGCAGAATCCGTGTCTTATCGTGTGGCTCTGTTATCCCATGAACTCAGAGTCCTGGACATGTTTGACTTGAACCCCTACGAGTCTCTCGAGTCGCTTATCTCATATGGACCCAAGGTCTACGTTGGGACAGGTattgacgacaaggacagTCCCACAGAGGGTCGAGTGATTGTATTCTCTATCGCAAATGATAAGCTGAAGgtggagtttgagaagcagGTTCCTGGATGTGCCTATTCTTTAAGTGTGCTTCGAAGAGATCATTCCAAGGGTAAGGGAAAGCCCCACATCGTTGTCGGATGCAATGCGGTGCTCGATGACTGTAACCTAGACGATCTCAAGCTGTTGAATCAGACTAAGACGCCTACTATTGCTCTCAAGTCCTCTTCTTTCGGTGATGACATTGTGGTGGGTGATCTCATCTACGGCTACAATGTCTACAAGCTGGCCAACAAACTGGAGCCTCTAGAAATCAAGTCCTCTGAGCCCATGTTCACGTCAGCAGTGGAGCTCTTGTCTGGCCCTCGAGTTGTCTACTCTCGATCGGACGGCACAGTTGGTATCAATGATGGAGAAAAGGTGACTGAACACAAGTTCCCGGACAAGATGATGAATGCAATCAGACGAGTTCCGGGTGATACGTTTGTTGTTAATAGAGGAAAGGGTCTAGCTGTGTGTGCTGGAGTTGAGGGAGGTCTGTATCTCATTTCTGAGATTGAAGAGGACGATGAGAACTATACACTAGAGATTCAGGGGGAAAcgcctgctgctggcgaGTGTGGGTTTTATCATAAAGTCTAG